In Thermosphaera sp., a genomic segment contains:
- a CDS encoding glycosyltransferase family 2 protein gives MNIYDVIGFIGVFIVFVPQTLFFLSHAFFYALSRKYKSAQEYIGEVYNRTVSFITPVRNEPLEYVEGLLDYVSKLGLPNYEIIIVSDDEEETKNKLLEKVSNWRNMGYNVWFVWRAKPIGYKSGALNVGLYASKGDFVFPLDVDCRPEKCLIGKGIGIMLKDPRVAGVVGRWEPIDITERLAQAVGLAMKTMVEILFKGRSVLGLSVFPLGTGTVFNSEILKKEVKGWDPARIQDDMEIGCRLMSRRFRIMYLDGCKAYVEVPNTYKGLRIQQARWAYGATDVFISRFKEIVKSPQRVIGKIEASMFLLQYLPAMLAFLGTGMLALISILSGTEYLGRHYYILILWLTAESVYAAILYHEIRDIVRNSWKTIVNLGRNAAIVTALTPHLSWSMIQAFARVKITYKRTPKGRFEYLAFTRRVPTEFLTGLLFLALSIILFAKELTLTGIWVLMQSLGFLYVTFRWPNDVFRK, from the coding sequence ATGAACATCTATGACGTGATTGGTTTCATAGGTGTTTTCATCGTATTTGTTCCCCAGACCTTATTTTTCTTATCACACGCATTTTTCTACGCTTTATCGAGAAAGTACAAGTCAGCCCAAGAATACATAGGAGAGGTTTACAACAGAACTGTTAGCTTCATTACTCCTGTGAGGAACGAACCACTAGAGTATGTTGAAGGTCTCCTCGACTATGTGAGCAAGCTGGGTCTTCCTAATTATGAAATCATAATTGTATCTGATGATGAGGAGGAGACTAAAAACAAATTACTCGAGAAGGTCTCAAATTGGAGGAACATGGGATATAACGTGTGGTTCGTATGGAGGGCTAAGCCCATTGGATACAAGTCCGGCGCATTAAATGTTGGCTTATATGCTTCTAAAGGAGACTTCGTGTTCCCCCTAGACGTTGATTGTCGTCCTGAGAAATGCCTCATAGGGAAGGGAATTGGTATAATGTTGAAAGACCCCAGAGTAGCAGGTGTCGTGGGGCGATGGGAACCTATAGATATCACAGAGAGACTTGCTCAGGCCGTTGGCCTAGCAATGAAGACGATGGTTGAAATCTTGTTTAAGGGGAGAAGCGTGCTGGGGTTGAGCGTTTTTCCACTTGGGACGGGGACTGTTTTCAACTCGGAGATTCTAAAGAAAGAAGTGAAGGGCTGGGATCCTGCGAGAATACAAGACGATATGGAGATAGGGTGCAGGCTGATGAGCAGAAGATTCAGGATCATGTATTTAGACGGATGTAAAGCTTATGTTGAGGTACCCAATACTTACAAGGGTCTTAGAATCCAACAGGCTCGTTGGGCCTACGGGGCAACCGATGTATTCATTTCAAGATTTAAGGAAATAGTCAAATCACCACAGAGGGTTATCGGTAAGATCGAGGCTTCAATGTTTCTTCTCCAATACCTCCCAGCAATGCTGGCTTTTTTGGGAACAGGGATGTTAGCGCTAATATCAATTTTATCAGGTACTGAGTACTTAGGGAGACACTACTACATTTTGATTCTGTGGTTGACTGCAGAATCCGTATACGCGGCCATTCTCTATCATGAAATCAGAGATATTGTTAGAAACTCGTGGAAAACGATCGTAAATCTTGGCCGGAACGCTGCTATCGTGACTGCTTTAACTCCTCACCTCTCCTGGAGCATGATTCAAGCGTTTGCCCGCGTAAAGATAACGTATAAGAGAACACCGAAGGGCCGCTTTGAATATTTAGCCTTTACTCGCAGAGTTCCTACTGAATTCTTAACTGGACTACTATTCCTAGCGTTGAGTATCATTCTTTTCGCGAAGGAATTGACTCTTACAGGTATATGGGTGTTGATGCAATCTCTAGGCTTTCTATATGTAACCTTTAGATGGCCCAACGACGTCTTTAGAAAGTAG
- the serS gene encoding serine--tRNA ligase, whose protein sequence is MSWSILTLLRENPDELKNHVKKRYMEPSIVDEAYRLDMEWRKLLTEVQEVRHQHNVISREISKAPPERKEELLKEAKNLLSQLEILEAKLKELETRREEVLWRLPNIVHETVPIGPDDTFNEPIRFWGRPKVWRGFIDQFKEQTEKYGFKVDFEIIDWKPVGHADMLENVLKLGDTVKAGEVAGSRFYYLFNDLVFLDMALLMYAIDYLTSKGFTLVLPPYMLRHDVMSGVIDLSTFRDAIYKIENEDLYLIATAEHSLAALHYNEDLEEESLPLKYAGVSPCFRKEAGAGSRDLKGIFRVHQFHKVEQYVYAKPEESWELMEELIGNAEELFKGLELPFRVVNIASGDLGAPAAKKYDLETWMPAQGLFREMVSCSNTTDWQSYRLKTRLIRRKGMVKEYVHTLNSTAIASTRAITAILENHQLEDGTVYIPKALRKYLEIFRAAPKDYIHPVKKEKAS, encoded by the coding sequence TTGTCGTGGAGTATACTGACACTGCTCCGTGAAAACCCGGATGAGTTAAAAAATCACGTGAAAAAGCGATACATGGAACCATCCATCGTTGACGAAGCCTATAGGCTAGACATGGAGTGGAGAAAGCTTCTAACTGAGGTACAAGAAGTAAGACACCAACACAATGTAATAAGTAGGGAGATATCTAAAGCCCCTCCCGAGAGGAAAGAGGAGTTGTTGAAAGAGGCGAAGAATCTTCTATCTCAATTAGAGATCTTAGAAGCCAAGCTAAAAGAGCTTGAAACTCGCAGGGAAGAGGTTTTATGGCGGTTACCAAACATCGTCCATGAAACCGTGCCGATAGGTCCTGACGACACATTCAACGAACCAATTAGGTTCTGGGGTAGACCCAAAGTTTGGAGGGGCTTTATCGACCAGTTCAAGGAGCAAACCGAAAAATATGGTTTCAAAGTGGATTTCGAGATAATCGACTGGAAGCCCGTTGGACATGCTGACATGTTGGAGAATGTGTTAAAGCTTGGAGATACTGTGAAGGCTGGGGAGGTTGCTGGAAGCCGGTTCTATTATCTTTTCAACGACCTAGTGTTTCTAGACATGGCTCTTCTGATGTACGCCATAGACTATTTAACGAGTAAAGGATTCACACTCGTCCTTCCCCCATATATGCTACGCCACGATGTTATGTCGGGGGTTATCGACCTCTCAACATTTAGAGATGCTATCTATAAGATTGAGAATGAGGACTTGTACTTGATTGCAACGGCCGAACACTCGCTAGCCGCACTCCATTACAATGAAGACTTAGAGGAGGAGTCGCTCCCCTTAAAGTACGCAGGAGTAAGTCCATGCTTCAGAAAGGAGGCAGGAGCTGGTAGCAGGGATTTAAAGGGAATATTCCGAGTTCACCAATTCCATAAGGTGGAGCAATACGTGTATGCCAAGCCCGAAGAGAGCTGGGAATTGATGGAGGAGTTAATAGGAAACGCTGAAGAATTGTTTAAAGGGTTGGAGCTTCCATTTAGGGTAGTTAATATAGCAAGCGGAGACCTGGGAGCTCCTGCTGCGAAAAAATACGACCTCGAGACCTGGATGCCGGCCCAGGGCCTGTTTAGAGAGATGGTCAGCTGTAGCAATACGACGGATTGGCAGTCATATAGGCTTAAGACGAGGCTGATTAGGAGAAAAGGAATGGTTAAAGAGTATGTTCACACATTGAACAGTACAGCCATAGCAAGTACGAGAGCGATTACGGCTATTCTTGAAAACCATCAGCTTGAAGATGGAACCGTCTACATACCCAAGGCCTTGAGAAAGTATTTGGAAATATTTAGGGCGGCCCCGAAAGACTATATACATCCTGTTAAAAAAGAAAAAGCCAGCTAA
- a CDS encoding ATP-dependent helicase, with product MIRVLSEDFTSKEVFQMLLPFIADWFKESYGDFTPVQRKTIPLVKKGGNILVSSPTGTGKTLAVFLGIIDNLYRIYLSEGRLPEGVLVIYVSPLRALNNDMKKNLIDPVQGIIDKAENYGIKLPEIKIGVRTSDTHPSEKQKMLKNPPHILITTPESLAIALNAPRFREKLKNVRTIVIDEIHELASSKRGSHLSLSVERLENLVGEKIQRIGLSATISPLEEVALFLVGYKDDENPRECTIIDARFDKKIDIRVVVPVKDLIHASAEELNEAIYKELIRTIRKHKTTLVFTNTRSATERVVFKLKKTMENNKVIDIDDVEAHHSSLSRDVRLDIENKLKNGRLKAVVSSTSLELGIDIGYIDVVVLLSSPKSVTRLLQRVGRAGHHIREVSKGRLIVVDRDDLVECTVLAKLALERKIDRIRIPKNPLDVLAQHIVGLSLENKWRIEDAFKLVKRSYSFHTLDYNDFISVVKYLAGELGDFYEYQRVYSKIWFDEKEGVFGRKKTSRMIYYQNLGVIPDESKAHVFTTDGKYVGDLEEAFVEYLVPGDLFVLGGRVYEYLESKGFKVKVRPADGQRPTVPSWFSEMLPLAYDSAIEVGKFRRQVSELIDALGKEKVVEYIMKHYHLTRKAAETIYDYIKMQKLYTKAPVPSDKNILIEIYDESDRRNVIVHSMFGRKANDALSRIYAYYIGKALRVNIKLTVTDTGFMLTLPGHPYLDWREVLINIPADQTSLFDILISIVRKTELIKRRFRHVALRSFMLLRRYRDSEKSLTKLQVNAEELLKAVEEIENFPVLKETYREILMDYMHLDEAVDILKKIKSNEIEVNLIGPFDVPSPFAHNIVVHGYSDVVLMEDFRKMLMRLHEKVVEKLRSSVSNNFKDTASLRQES from the coding sequence TTGATTAGAGTTTTAAGCGAAGATTTCACAAGCAAAGAAGTATTTCAAATGCTACTCCCTTTCATCGCCGATTGGTTTAAAGAGAGTTATGGAGACTTCACACCGGTTCAACGTAAGACCATTCCACTCGTAAAAAAGGGGGGCAACATATTAGTCTCCAGCCCCACCGGCACAGGTAAAACCCTAGCTGTTTTTCTCGGCATCATTGACAACCTATACAGAATCTATTTATCCGAAGGGAGATTGCCAGAAGGGGTCCTGGTCATTTACGTGAGTCCGCTGAGAGCTTTGAATAACGATATGAAGAAAAATTTAATTGATCCGGTCCAGGGTATAATAGATAAGGCCGAAAACTACGGAATTAAGCTTCCCGAGATAAAAATAGGCGTGAGGACTAGCGATACTCATCCTTCAGAGAAGCAGAAGATGCTGAAGAATCCTCCGCATATTCTGATTACCACTCCCGAAAGCCTAGCGATAGCTTTAAACGCTCCCAGATTCAGGGAAAAATTGAAAAACGTAAGGACAATAGTAATTGATGAAATACACGAGCTTGCATCAAGCAAGAGAGGCAGTCATCTATCATTGAGCGTTGAGCGGCTTGAAAATCTCGTTGGAGAAAAAATTCAGAGAATAGGGCTCAGCGCAACTATATCCCCGTTAGAAGAAGTTGCATTATTTCTCGTAGGGTACAAAGACGATGAAAATCCTAGAGAGTGTACCATAATAGATGCAAGATTCGACAAGAAGATCGATATAAGGGTAGTGGTGCCTGTAAAGGATTTGATTCATGCAAGCGCGGAAGAATTGAACGAGGCAATTTACAAAGAATTGATTAGGACAATAAGAAAACATAAAACAACACTTGTATTCACAAACACGAGAAGCGCTACAGAAAGAGTTGTGTTCAAACTAAAGAAGACCATGGAGAACAACAAGGTAATTGACATAGATGATGTCGAGGCACATCACAGTAGTCTAAGCAGAGACGTAAGGCTAGACATTGAGAATAAATTGAAAAATGGTAGATTGAAGGCTGTTGTAAGCTCAACCTCGTTAGAACTAGGAATTGATATCGGTTATATTGATGTCGTAGTGCTACTGAGCAGCCCTAAAAGTGTTACGAGACTTCTACAGAGAGTGGGGAGGGCTGGTCACCATATTCGAGAAGTCAGCAAGGGAAGATTGATCGTCGTTGACAGGGATGACCTGGTCGAGTGTACGGTGTTGGCTAAGTTGGCCTTAGAGAGAAAAATAGATAGAATAAGGATTCCTAAAAACCCGCTCGATGTGTTAGCACAACACATTGTTGGCCTCTCACTGGAAAACAAGTGGAGAATTGAGGATGCTTTCAAGCTTGTCAAGCGTTCGTATAGCTTCCATACCTTGGATTACAACGATTTTATAAGTGTTGTGAAATATCTGGCCGGAGAATTGGGAGATTTCTACGAGTATCAAAGAGTTTACTCAAAGATATGGTTTGATGAGAAAGAAGGTGTGTTCGGACGCAAGAAGACTTCGCGGATGATATACTATCAAAACTTGGGGGTGATTCCGGATGAGTCCAAAGCACACGTTTTCACAACTGACGGAAAATATGTGGGGGACTTGGAGGAGGCTTTTGTAGAGTATTTGGTACCCGGCGACCTATTCGTTCTCGGAGGAAGAGTATACGAATACCTTGAAAGTAAAGGATTCAAAGTGAAAGTTCGCCCGGCAGATGGGCAAAGGCCGACTGTTCCAAGCTGGTTTAGCGAAATGCTTCCTTTGGCATATGACTCAGCCATTGAAGTTGGCAAGTTCAGGCGACAGGTCTCCGAACTAATAGATGCACTTGGCAAGGAGAAAGTTGTAGAATACATTATGAAACACTATCATTTAACAAGGAAGGCCGCTGAAACCATATACGACTACATTAAGATGCAAAAGCTCTACACTAAAGCACCAGTTCCTTCAGACAAGAACATCCTTATTGAGATCTACGATGAGTCAGACAGGAGAAACGTTATTGTACACTCAATGTTCGGCAGGAAAGCTAACGACGCATTATCGAGAATCTACGCCTACTACATTGGAAAAGCGCTGAGAGTAAACATCAAGCTTACAGTAACAGATACAGGGTTCATGCTAACACTTCCCGGTCACCCATATCTGGACTGGAGAGAAGTGTTGATAAACATACCTGCAGATCAGACCAGCTTGTTCGATATCCTAATCTCGATCGTCAGGAAAACAGAATTAATCAAAAGAAGGTTTAGACACGTTGCTTTAAGAAGTTTCATGCTCCTAAGAAGGTATAGGGATTCCGAGAAGAGCCTCACAAAGCTACAGGTAAATGCTGAAGAATTGCTTAAGGCAGTCGAGGAGATCGAGAATTTCCCTGTCCTGAAGGAAACATATAGGGAAATATTGATGGATTACATGCATCTAGATGAGGCTGTCGACATACTAAAGAAGATCAAGTCCAACGAGATAGAGGTGAACTTAATAGGGCCTTTCGACGTCCCCTCACCCTTTGCACACAATATAGTAGTCCATGGTTACAGTGATGTGGTTTTAATGGAAGACTTTAGAAAAATGCTGATGAGGCTTCACGAGAAAGTCGTCGAGAAATTAAGGTCTAGTGTAAGTAATAATTTTAAGGATACTGCTTCTCTTCGCCAGGAGTCTTAG
- a CDS encoding initiation factor 2B: MINELITHGFKPRPTGSEILFSTLDDLYKTALSQEEKLFAKKILETYERITTDRPASAGILNVLRNIIESFLANGLNGIASTINELKTSYDKALWAASEVACKRVSKGDKLMTNSNSLAIRRFFTRLKEENIDVEVYVPESRPGLEGILLAEFLETLGFSVNIIVDSAIRYFMKNIDKVFLGAEAVAANGATVSKAGSSLMALVAKEARVRVYVIAPLIKFSFESIYGEMIKLPEGGWELLMSEEVRRTLPENYVARAPIYDVTPPEYVDAVATEYGIFSPQAIPILLREVYGSYPPSITPLSKLVKRLKEVYNL, translated from the coding sequence TTGATTAACGAGCTTATTACACATGGGTTTAAGCCTCGACCCACCGGCTCCGAGATATTGTTCTCCACGCTTGACGACCTATATAAAACCGCTCTCTCTCAAGAAGAAAAATTATTCGCTAAAAAAATCTTGGAAACTTATGAGAGGATAACTACTGATAGGCCAGCTTCAGCTGGCATATTAAATGTATTGAGAAACATCATTGAGTCGTTTCTCGCAAATGGGCTAAACGGGATCGCCTCAACAATAAACGAATTGAAAACAAGTTACGATAAAGCTCTGTGGGCTGCCTCAGAGGTAGCGTGTAAAAGAGTTTCTAAAGGAGATAAGTTGATGACGAATAGCAACAGTTTGGCTATTAGAAGATTTTTCACAAGACTTAAAGAAGAAAATATTGATGTAGAAGTGTATGTTCCAGAATCAAGGCCTGGGCTTGAAGGAATTTTACTAGCTGAGTTTCTCGAAACCCTAGGCTTTTCGGTCAATATAATCGTTGATTCGGCAATTAGGTATTTCATGAAAAATATTGACAAAGTCTTCCTTGGAGCTGAGGCAGTTGCAGCCAATGGGGCAACTGTGAGTAAGGCTGGTTCCAGCTTAATGGCACTAGTGGCTAAGGAGGCAAGGGTGAGGGTTTACGTGATCGCCCCGTTAATCAAATTTAGCTTTGAATCCATTTACGGCGAAATGATCAAGTTGCCAGAAGGTGGCTGGGAGCTACTGATGAGCGAAGAAGTTCGCAGAACCCTTCCCGAGAACTACGTTGCAAGAGCTCCTATATACGACGTAACCCCTCCCGAGTATGTGGATGCTGTGGCAACCGAGTATGGCATATTTTCACCTCAAGCCATACCTATCTTATTGAGAGAAGTATACGGGTCATACCCGCCGAGCATCACGCCTTTATCTAAACTAGTAAAAAGATTGAAGGAGGTGTACAATCTTTGA
- a CDS encoding metal-sulfur cluster assembly factor: protein MSNTDLREKIVRVLESIVDPEIGIDVYNLGLIYNIEIVDEKRVKIDMSLTTMFCPLASTLPLMVIDQLKEALNLDADINIVYDPPWTPLRMTPKGREMFKERFGYDIVEQYEASINPRQE from the coding sequence TTGTCGAACACTGATCTAAGAGAGAAAATAGTGAGAGTACTAGAGAGTATTGTAGACCCCGAGATCGGGATAGATGTATACAATCTGGGTTTGATATATAATATCGAAATAGTTGATGAGAAAAGGGTAAAAATAGACATGAGTTTAACAACGATGTTTTGTCCTTTAGCCTCGACTCTGCCGCTAATGGTTATAGATCAGTTGAAAGAGGCTTTAAATCTCGATGCCGACATCAACATAGTCTACGACCCACCTTGGACGCCTTTGAGAATGACTCCAAAGGGGCGGGAAATGTTCAAGGAGAGGTTTGGTTACGATATCGTAGAACAATATGAAGCGTCTATTAATCCTAGACAAGAGTAG
- a CDS encoding ribose 1,5-bisphosphate isomerase produces MTGDSVPPRVLEIANGIKTMQIRGAGKIARSAAEALKIAALEYNGEENITLFKKYIGRIADILLATRPTAVSLPNAVMYVLNGLYKSNPNTLDEAVKAVVSTAERFIEESINAVKLISEAAAKRIKEGSVVLTHCHSSVAVSAITEAYKMGRVVKVYSTETRPFYQGRITARQLLENGVPVVQIPDSAVRYIMHEIDHVIIGADTVASNGAVVNKIGTSQVALAAKEARVRVYVVAETYKFSPTTLIGEPVPIEFREATEVVPESWYRLHSKIRVLNPSFDVTPPEYIDAIITEIGVIPPQAAILVLMERMGWALDKIKQGGLTKIRFEDISE; encoded by the coding sequence TTGACCGGAGACTCGGTTCCGCCAAGGGTGCTTGAAATAGCCAATGGAATCAAAACAATGCAAATAAGGGGGGCAGGGAAAATCGCCAGATCTGCCGCAGAAGCGCTTAAAATAGCTGCCTTAGAATATAATGGTGAGGAAAACATCACGTTGTTTAAAAAATATATAGGAAGAATAGCTGACATTCTCCTAGCGACCCGCCCGACTGCTGTCAGCCTCCCCAACGCTGTGATGTATGTCCTCAACGGGCTTTACAAGTCTAATCCGAACACGCTAGATGAAGCTGTCAAAGCGGTAGTATCAACAGCTGAAAGGTTCATCGAGGAGAGCATAAACGCTGTTAAACTAATAAGCGAGGCAGCGGCAAAAAGGATCAAAGAAGGTTCAGTAGTTTTAACACACTGCCACAGTTCCGTGGCAGTTAGCGCGATCACAGAGGCATATAAAATGGGGAGGGTAGTGAAAGTATATAGTACTGAGACACGCCCCTTCTATCAGGGAAGAATAACCGCGAGACAATTGTTGGAAAACGGTGTTCCCGTCGTTCAAATCCCCGACAGCGCCGTAAGATACATCATGCACGAAATAGACCACGTAATTATTGGAGCCGACACTGTAGCAAGCAATGGTGCAGTCGTGAATAAAATAGGGACAAGCCAAGTAGCCCTAGCCGCAAAGGAGGCTAGAGTTAGAGTTTATGTCGTAGCCGAGACGTACAAGTTTTCCCCGACCACGTTAATCGGTGAACCCGTTCCAATCGAGTTTAGAGAGGCAACGGAGGTCGTCCCCGAGTCATGGTATAGATTACATTCAAAGATTAGGGTGTTAAATCCATCATTCGATGTGACGCCCCCAGAGTATATTGATGCGATCATAACAGAGATAGGTGTAATTCCACCTCAAGCGGCTATCCTGGTATTAATGGAGAGGATGGGGTGGGCCTTAGATAAGATTAAACAAGGGGGATTGACAAAGATTAGATTTGAAGATATCTCGGAGTAG
- a CDS encoding MBL fold metallo-hydrolase, whose product MKITWHGHACVSVETPNKYTLVFDPHDGGSIGLKKPNVKANLVLVTHNHFDHNAVEVVSEKDTRVFKEFIGQAVIDDLIIYGFESFHDKVAGKRRGINTVYMVELRNKRIVHMGDIGDKPPAELLSKLHGADILMIPVGGFYTIEPSEAWEIIEAVEPRNVLPIHYWIKGLNLPIRPVEDFLKYVKKYDVKKLETNSFNLEDFDNSVILPKLQ is encoded by the coding sequence ATGAAGATTACTTGGCATGGTCATGCGTGCGTCTCTGTAGAAACACCCAATAAGTATACTCTAGTATTCGACCCTCATGACGGTGGAAGCATTGGCTTGAAAAAACCCAACGTGAAAGCCAACTTAGTCCTAGTTACACATAACCATTTTGATCACAATGCGGTTGAAGTAGTCAGCGAAAAAGATACCAGAGTATTCAAAGAATTTATCGGTCAGGCAGTAATAGATGATTTAATTATCTACGGGTTCGAATCATTTCATGATAAAGTAGCCGGTAAAAGAAGGGGGATTAACACAGTCTACATGGTTGAATTGCGGAACAAACGCATTGTTCACATGGGCGATATAGGGGATAAGCCGCCCGCGGAGCTTTTATCGAAGCTTCATGGTGCCGACATTTTAATGATCCCGGTAGGCGGGTTTTATACTATTGAGCCTAGCGAAGCATGGGAAATAATAGAAGCCGTTGAGCCTAGAAACGTGCTCCCTATCCATTATTGGATTAAAGGATTAAATCTGCCGATTAGACCAGTTGAAGATTTTCTAAAATACGTTAAAAAATACGATGTAAAGAAACTGGAGACAAATTCCTTCAATCTTGAGGATTTCGATAATTCGGTGATCTTGCCGAAATTACAATGA
- the rpiA gene encoding ribose 5-phosphate isomerase A yields MSSAPESSKKRAAVDACNLVRTAFSDARIIGIGTGSTIKYFIEACLDFLSTKSLVTSSFDTGIYLRSKGVKSILDISYAESIDVYVDGADEVSSKLDLIKGRGGAFLREKTLALRASERIYVVDHSKYTGKPYLYLKPVPIEVIQLALPDVVKSLRLLEEAEVLLRFDNSKDGPVVTDNGNFIIDLKFSKPLENPAKIHEKLKLIHGVVDTGIFPSYLVDYVVIGYDKESLIVKKTEPG; encoded by the coding sequence ATGAGCTCGGCCCCGGAGTCTAGTAAAAAGAGGGCAGCAGTGGATGCCTGCAACCTTGTGAGAACCGCCTTTAGCGATGCTAGGATAATAGGTATCGGAACGGGATCTACGATAAAATACTTCATAGAAGCGTGTTTAGATTTCCTCAGCACTAAGAGTCTCGTTACATCATCCTTCGACACGGGGATTTACTTGAGAAGTAAAGGGGTTAAAAGCATTTTAGATATTAGTTACGCGGAATCCATAGACGTTTATGTGGACGGCGCCGATGAAGTAAGCAGTAAATTAGACCTTATCAAGGGTAGAGGAGGAGCGTTTCTAAGAGAGAAAACACTAGCCCTTCGGGCTTCGGAAAGGATTTACGTGGTTGATCACTCCAAGTACACAGGCAAACCCTATCTCTACTTGAAACCTGTTCCAATTGAAGTAATTCAACTCGCTCTGCCAGACGTCGTGAAATCTCTGAGATTACTAGAAGAAGCTGAAGTCCTCTTAAGGTTCGATAATTCGAAAGATGGACCTGTTGTTACAGACAATGGGAATTTCATAATTGACTTGAAGTTCTCAAAGCCCTTGGAAAACCCCGCGAAAATCCATGAAAAACTTAAGCTCATTCATGGGGTAGTTGACACGGGGATATTTCCCTCGTATCTCGTTGATTATGTGGTTATAGGATACGATAAAGAGTCGTTGATTGTTAAGAAGACTGAACCGGGTTGA
- a CDS encoding thioredoxin family protein codes for MGDYSTGAFMEQEFPEVAKVIVEIYLDFSEESDKALKTLLSVAEELLDEHIWVDVIPHHVWFTDPLEAEVMDLPKIIINGKIRFIGKAPDRAEIISAIRERIGMPAIKSEEIEIETARYFDGGFREVAFASS; via the coding sequence ATGGGTGATTATTCTACGGGTGCTTTCATGGAGCAAGAGTTCCCGGAGGTAGCAAAAGTCATCGTGGAAATCTATCTCGACTTTAGCGAAGAAAGCGATAAGGCCCTTAAAACACTTCTATCAGTAGCGGAGGAATTATTAGACGAGCATATATGGGTTGATGTCATTCCCCATCACGTATGGTTCACCGATCCCCTAGAGGCTGAGGTCATGGATCTTCCAAAAATCATAATAAATGGAAAAATACGGTTCATCGGAAAAGCTCCCGACAGAGCGGAGATAATATCAGCTATTCGCGAAAGGATTGGAATGCCTGCGATTAAGAGCGAGGAAATCGAGATCGAAACAGCAAGGTATTTTGATGGGGGTTTTAGAGAGGTAGCCTTTGCATCCTCATGA
- a CDS encoding PfkB family carbohydrate kinase produces MEEAWRRKLRRYENEWVRRRLTERFCLYGNPTLDLINDQLKKRWQYGGGVFYSSLPLLMRGFEVEIYSIVSHPIIDHPVYKYVKPLQYSSDYNIFYLMYDSRGSRYFKVIRTAPQLYDHCIHEEDCIAIVNPVLQEISVNLVKRLAVKSSILAGDIQGFIRMKQGDSIVLKPGPLLIEVLKEIEILHMDVDEARALINNFSFNEIIEKLTKFSRGKALVITNGPGDVTIISDGKVLKIPHKGKVVKDATGAGDFFLGTLVAYFTKLNNVTESAYKSIEETEVWLEKRLHRHPLPG; encoded by the coding sequence ATGGAAGAGGCCTGGCGGCGAAAATTGAGGAGATACGAAAACGAATGGGTGAGAAGACGACTGACTGAGAGATTCTGCTTGTATGGGAACCCTACTCTTGATTTAATCAACGATCAGCTGAAAAAGCGTTGGCAATATGGAGGAGGGGTTTTTTACTCCAGTCTACCATTATTGATGCGTGGATTTGAGGTTGAAATCTATTCTATAGTATCGCATCCAATTATAGACCATCCAGTTTACAAATATGTTAAACCACTCCAGTACTCAAGCGATTATAACATATTCTATCTTATGTATGATTCGAGAGGGTCTAGGTATTTTAAGGTTATTAGAACAGCTCCTCAATTGTATGATCACTGTATTCATGAAGAAGATTGTATTGCCATAGTTAACCCCGTTCTTCAAGAAATATCTGTAAATTTGGTTAAAAGACTTGCAGTTAAATCATCGATTCTGGCGGGAGATATTCAGGGTTTCATACGAATGAAGCAAGGAGATTCCATAGTATTGAAACCCGGACCGTTATTAATTGAAGTATTAAAGGAAATTGAGATTCTTCACATGGATGTTGATGAGGCAAGAGCGTTGATCAACAATTTCTCATTTAATGAAATAATAGAGAAATTGACAAAATTTTCGCGTGGAAAAGCACTAGTAATAACTAATGGTCCGGGAGACGTCACCATAATCTCTGATGGAAAGGTGTTAAAAATACCACATAAAGGAAAAGTTGTTAAAGATGCAACCGGCGCGGGAGACTTTTTCCTCGGAACTCTTGTAGCGTATTTTACAAAGTTGAACAATGTAACAGAGTCGGCATACAAAAGTATTGAGGAAACAGAGGTATGGCTTGAAAAAAGGCTTCATCGCCACCCACTGCCCGGTTGA